A single Thermaerobacter sp. FW80 DNA region contains:
- a CDS encoding UvrB/UvrC motif-containing protein, with the protein MLCEECGQRTATVHLTQIVNGKKTERHLCAQCAQRHEHEFFFEPQFSIHNLLAGLLEGWQPPAGTVQDLRCSRCGLRYREFARTGLLGCSHCYREFRQQLEPVLRRIQGQVRHTGKVPSRAGAHAQLGRQLDQLRARLREAVAREHYEEAARLRDQIRALEQRLRSGEGGAAAGGPSGTAPGR; encoded by the coding sequence ATGCTCTGCGAGGAGTGCGGCCAGCGCACGGCCACGGTGCACCTGACCCAGATCGTTAACGGGAAGAAGACCGAGCGGCACCTGTGCGCCCAGTGCGCGCAGCGGCACGAGCACGAGTTCTTCTTCGAGCCGCAGTTCTCCATCCACAACCTCCTGGCGGGGCTTTTGGAGGGGTGGCAGCCGCCCGCGGGGACGGTGCAGGACCTGCGCTGTTCCCGGTGTGGGCTGCGGTACCGGGAGTTCGCCCGGACGGGCCTCTTGGGCTGCAGCCACTGCTACCGCGAGTTCCGGCAGCAGCTGGAGCCCGTGCTGCGCCGGATCCAGGGGCAGGTTCGCCACACCGGGAAGGTGCCCTCCCGCGCCGGCGCCCACGCCCAGCTGGGACGGCAGCTGGACCAGCTGCGGGCGCGGCTGCGGGAGGCGGTGGCCCGGGAGCACTACGAGGAGGCGGCGCGGCTGCGCGACCAGATCCGCGCCCTGGAGCAGCGCCTGCGGAGCGGGGAGGGCGGGGCGGCGGCGGGCGGCCCGTCCGGCACCGCTCCCGGACGCTAG
- a CDS encoding protein arginine kinase yields the protein MAVNPGAQRVRWMEGGGPAADLVLSSRVRLARNLEDYPFPTLLSPEQGREIIEQMERVTEHLSAAGLGRFTLLRMADLTPLDRRVLVEQHLISPQHARNAATGAVILNEDRSISIMVNEEDHLRIQCLLGGLQLHEAWAIATRVDDVIEAHVRYAFDEERGYLTTCPTNLGTGIRASVMVHLPGLVLAQQAGRLLSQLGKVGMVVRGLYGEGTEALGNVFQVSNQITLGPSEEELIENLMGFTRQLLDQERSARERLYREDEDGLKDRVMRAYGLLTNAWTISSEEAIRLLSDLRLGIDLNVLSHVRPEVFNELIVLTRPACLQKLAGQELNARERDLLRARLIRERIAASLRKTSQ from the coding sequence ATGGCGGTGAACCCTGGCGCCCAGCGGGTACGGTGGATGGAGGGCGGCGGGCCCGCCGCGGATCTGGTCCTCTCCAGCCGGGTCCGCCTGGCCCGCAACCTGGAGGACTATCCCTTCCCCACCCTGCTCAGCCCCGAGCAGGGGCGGGAGATCATCGAGCAGATGGAGCGGGTGACCGAGCACCTGTCGGCGGCGGGACTGGGGCGGTTCACCCTGCTGCGCATGGCGGACCTGACGCCCCTGGACCGGCGCGTGCTGGTGGAGCAGCACCTGATCAGCCCGCAGCACGCCCGCAACGCCGCCACGGGCGCGGTGATCCTCAACGAGGACCGCTCGATCAGCATCATGGTCAACGAGGAGGATCACCTGCGCATCCAGTGCCTGCTGGGGGGGCTGCAGCTCCACGAGGCGTGGGCCATCGCCACGCGGGTCGACGACGTCATCGAGGCCCACGTGCGCTACGCCTTCGACGAGGAGCGCGGCTACCTGACCACCTGCCCGACCAACCTGGGCACCGGGATCCGGGCGTCGGTCATGGTCCACCTGCCCGGGCTGGTGCTGGCCCAGCAGGCGGGGCGGCTGCTGAGCCAGCTGGGCAAGGTCGGCATGGTGGTGCGGGGGCTCTACGGCGAGGGCACCGAGGCCCTGGGCAACGTCTTCCAGGTGTCCAACCAGATCACCCTCGGGCCCTCGGAGGAGGAGCTGATCGAGAACCTGATGGGCTTCACCCGCCAGCTGCTGGACCAGGAGCGCAGCGCCCGGGAGCGGCTCTACCGCGAGGACGAGGACGGGCTCAAGGACCGGGTCATGCGGGCCTATGGCCTTTTGACCAACGCCTGGACCATCTCGTCCGAGGAGGCGATCCGGCTACTCTCGGACCTGCGCCTGGGCATCGACCTCAACGTCCTCTCCCACGTGCGGCCGGAGGTGTTCAACGAGCTGATCGTCCTGACCCGGCCGGCCTGTCTGCAGAAGCTGGCGGGGCAGGAGCTCAACGCGCGGGAGCGGGACCTGCTCCGCGCCCGGCTGATCCGGGAGCGGATCGCCGCGTCGCTACGGAAGACTAGCCAGTGA
- a CDS encoding CtsR family transcriptional regulator gives MASLSSLIERYLKRELERAGGVLELQRSELAARFACAPSQINYVLETRFTPAAGYVIESRRGGRGFIRIVRLPLRQRGQLLALLDRWVGDAIDQDGAEALIARLEEEGIAGRREAALMRAAVDRNTLAVDLPWRDVVRARLLKAMVLELLKGGEPKREDGGGGDALRGVRPAHGHGAPDPDR, from the coding sequence ATGGCGTCGCTGTCTTCCCTGATCGAACGGTATCTCAAGCGGGAGCTGGAACGGGCGGGCGGGGTGCTGGAGCTGCAGCGCAGCGAGCTGGCAGCGCGCTTCGCCTGCGCCCCGTCCCAGATCAACTACGTGCTGGAGACGCGCTTCACCCCGGCGGCCGGCTACGTCATCGAGAGCCGCCGGGGTGGTCGGGGGTTCATCCGCATCGTGCGTCTGCCCCTGCGCCAGCGGGGCCAGCTGCTGGCCCTGCTGGACCGCTGGGTGGGCGACGCCATCGACCAGGACGGCGCGGAGGCCCTGATCGCGCGGCTGGAGGAGGAGGGCATCGCCGGCCGCCGCGAAGCCGCGTTGATGCGGGCGGCCGTGGACCGGAACACCCTGGCCGTCGACCTGCCCTGGCGGGACGTGGTCCGGGCCCGGCTGCTGAAGGCCATGGTGCTGGAGCTGCTCAAGGGCGGGGAGCCTAAGCGGGAGGACGGAGGCGGTGGCGATGCTCTGCGAGGAGTGCGGCCAGCGCACGGCCACGGTGCACCTGACCCAGATCGTTAA